From a region of the Pectobacterium aquaticum genome:
- the hemX gene encoding uroporphyrinogen-III C-methyltransferase, with product MTEHNTPTAPSDEVAERVEPVHQQQDPAPQPKRSGAVLGAIAIVIALAIGAGLYYHGHQQAQKETAALQRLEAQLNTLQQRHKQEQQQWLDAQQQQSKAQETAAQRLEALTRQSDELRDKLAALSSHDTNTWLIAQADFLVKLAGRKLWSDKDVTTAGALLKSADASLAEMNDPSLIEIRRALTNDIGALAGVSQVDFDGIILKVNQLTDQLDNLQLADNNTDEAPMDANSTELSASLSEWRQNLSKSWHNFLADFITIRRRDSAAEPLLAPNQDVYLRENIRSRLLVAAQAIPRHQNEVYKQSLETAATWVRAYFDTTDPTTQAFLDQLDALSQHSVSLDVPMELQSQALLEKLMQTRVRNLLAQAPATQQGE from the coding sequence ATGACGGAACACAATACCCCCACAGCTCCATCCGACGAGGTTGCTGAACGGGTTGAACCCGTGCACCAGCAGCAGGATCCCGCACCGCAGCCCAAACGTAGCGGTGCCGTGCTAGGGGCGATCGCGATTGTGATTGCGCTGGCAATAGGCGCGGGGTTGTATTATCACGGCCACCAGCAGGCGCAGAAAGAAACGGCCGCGCTTCAACGTCTGGAAGCACAGTTAAACACATTACAGCAGCGGCACAAGCAAGAGCAGCAGCAATGGCTGGACGCTCAACAGCAGCAAAGCAAAGCGCAGGAGACTGCCGCACAGCGTCTTGAGGCGCTAACGCGTCAGTCAGACGAGCTGCGCGATAAGCTGGCGGCGCTTTCCAGCCATGACACCAATACCTGGCTGATCGCTCAGGCCGATTTTCTGGTGAAACTGGCAGGACGCAAGCTGTGGAGCGACAAAGACGTCACCACCGCAGGCGCATTGCTGAAAAGCGCGGACGCCAGCCTGGCGGAAATGAACGATCCCAGCCTGATAGAAATCCGCCGTGCGCTGACCAACGATATCGGAGCGCTGGCAGGCGTAAGTCAGGTCGATTTTGATGGCATCATCCTGAAAGTCAATCAGCTCACCGACCAGTTGGACAACTTGCAGCTCGCCGACAACAACACCGATGAAGCGCCGATGGACGCCAACAGCACAGAGTTGTCCGCTTCCTTGAGCGAGTGGCGACAAAATCTAAGCAAGAGCTGGCACAATTTCCTGGCTGATTTTATCACCATTCGCCGCCGCGACAGCGCGGCCGAACCGCTGCTGGCACCGAATCAGGATGTGTATCTGCGCGAGAATATTCGCTCACGTCTACTGGTTGCCGCACAGGCTATTCCTCGCCACCAGAATGAAGTGTACAAACAGTCGCTGGAAACGGCAGCAACCTGGGTTCGCGCCTACTTCGATACCACCGACCCCACGACGCAGGCCTTTTTAGATCAGCTCGATGCCTTAAGCCAGCATTCGGTTTCACTGGATGTCCCGATGGAGCTACAAAG
- the hemD gene encoding uroporphyrinogen-III synthase codes for MTILVTRPSPTGEQLVTRLRKLGYNAWHSPLIEFSPGRELASLPTLLQALHPDDLVFALSQHAIHYADPMLARAGISWPAHLAYYAIGRTTALALHKTSAHPVIYPPERETSEMLLQLPDLQDVSGKRALLLRGNGGRELLGETLTERGAQVTYCECYQRRDVHYDGLEQSRHWQQIGIDKLVITSGEMLQRIYTLVPDYYRASWLLGCQLIVVSERLAEQGRQLGWRDIRVADNADNDALVRALQ; via the coding sequence ATGACGATTCTGGTTACCCGTCCGTCACCAACTGGCGAACAACTGGTGACCCGTTTAAGAAAGCTCGGCTATAACGCCTGGCACAGCCCGCTGATCGAGTTTTCACCCGGACGAGAACTCGCCAGCCTGCCGACCTTGTTGCAGGCACTGCACCCAGACGATCTGGTGTTTGCACTTTCACAACACGCGATTCATTACGCCGATCCGATGCTGGCACGAGCGGGCATCAGTTGGCCTGCCCATCTCGCTTATTATGCGATTGGTCGCACCACGGCACTGGCGCTGCATAAAACCAGCGCCCATCCGGTAATCTACCCTCCCGAACGCGAAACCAGCGAAATGCTCCTGCAACTCCCTGACCTGCAAGATGTTTCCGGTAAACGCGCATTATTGCTGCGCGGCAACGGCGGCAGGGAACTGCTGGGGGAAACGCTAACCGAGCGGGGCGCACAGGTGACCTACTGTGAATGTTATCAGCGCAGAGATGTTCACTATGACGGGCTAGAGCAAAGCCGCCACTGGCAACAAATAGGCATCGACAAACTGGTGATTACCAGCGGAGAAATGCTACAACGGATCTATACTTTAGTACCTGATTACTATCGGGCTTCTTGGTTACTCGGCTGCCAGTTGATCGTCGTCAGCGAACGGCTGGCAGAACAGGGTCGTCAGCTTGGCTGGCGCGATATCCGAGTGGCCGATAACGCCGATAACGATGCGCTCGTGCGCGCACTACAATAA